A single region of the Silene latifolia isolate original U9 population chromosome 8, ASM4854445v1, whole genome shotgun sequence genome encodes:
- the LOC141594851 gene encoding uncharacterized protein LOC141594851 — protein MLLNNLCETFNSVIKEARDKPILTQMEWMRRYIMQRNCEKRQGVLKYDKINMPYVYKYFEWAHNESRNCLCFGSIVDKWEVEYMSDRHNVDLNGRLCSCNHWQLTGIPCVHAYACILKQRGSPHDYVDAYYSKSVYQLAYEPVIAPMPGPKQWDKTDNAQPEPPPFRRLPGRPSEKKRRKESDEGKGKKRSYVKRVKRPNKCSRCGQLGHNKSTCKNPPVVVQEKDKGGRPKSDSLWAVGVREKRERRKALTQRSNSSTTTNSDIMH, from the coding sequence ATGTTATTGAACAATTTGTGTGAAACCTTCAACTCTGTTATAAAGGAAGCAAGGGATAAACCAATTCTCACCCAAATGGAGTGGATGAGAAGGTATATTATGCAGAGAAATTGTGAGAAGAGGCAAGGGGTACTGAAATATGATAAGATAAATATGCCATATGTGTACAAGTACTTTGAATGGGCACATAATGAAAGCAGAAATTGCTTATGCTTTGGTTCAATTGTGGATAAATGGGAGGTTGAGTATATGTCAGACAGGCATAATGTTGACTTGAATGGGAGGCTTTGTTCTTGTAACCATTGGCAATTAACTGGAATTCCTTGTGTTCATGCCTACGCTTGCATCTTGAAGCAGAGAGGTAGCCCTCATGACTATGTGGATGCATACTACTCCAAGTCTGTGTATCAGTTGGCATATGAACCAGTTATTGCTCCTATGCCAGGACCCAAACAATGGGACAAAACTGACAATGCACAACCAGAACCACCACCATTTAGAAGGCTCCCTGGAAGACCAtctgaaaagaaaaggagaaaggAGTCAGATGAAGGAAAGGGTAAGAAGAGGAGTTATGTGAAGAGAGTGAAGAGACCTAACAAGTGTTCACGTTGTGGCCAGCTGGGGCATAATAAGAGCACTTGTAAGAATCCTCCTGTTGTTGTCCAAGAGAAGGATAAAGGAGGAAGGCCTAAGTCAGACTCATTATGGGCAGTAGGTGTCAGGGAGAAGAGGGAGAGAAGAAAAGCGCTCACGCAAAGAAGCAACTCAAGCACAACAACCAACTCGGACATCATGCACTAG